In a genomic window of Temperatibacter marinus:
- a CDS encoding hydantoinase B/oxoprolinase family protein — protein MKATIIETNSTPFAKEDVDTITLDIIENALRNAREEMDATLFRTAMSPGIREQGDAFPLIADRNGLMVVGQFGSFIGGFLNQYEGDIEEGDMVWLSDPYSCEGAVSHNNDWLILRPIFRNGRLISWACMFGHMTDIGGKVPGSLPTDAVSVFEEGVRIPPVKLFKKDVLQDDLLKLVLHQTRMPEWCRADLLAVVASCRVAEKRVHEICDRFGDEFYASATDELLSRNKRAMAHLINTAIGESPVSFEDYICDDGRGFGPYKIKCTMWREGEKVVLDFNGTDPQAMGSINFYLNENMLKMFFGIYMVMVFDPQIMFNDGFYDLCDVRIPQGSLLKPNFPAALSCRTHALGRIFDVLGALLGKGQPEFLSAAGFSSSPHLMYSGFEKESGDWFQLFQIGFGGIPGRPFGDGPDGHSLWPGFTNVPNEFLERYFPMRITRYTSLADSGGAGSFRGGNGILMTYEFLNNGIVAIHDDRWFIPPWGVNGGTPGARSSKILRKADGTEIPLPSKCDNIEVEVGDQLDYITWGGGGWGKAFERDADLVALEVKQGLVTKECAYDAYGVKLNEDGTVDHAATEGKRKELAAAHIDGEIFDFGPDLETLRENCKAETGLEAPIQPSW, from the coding sequence ATGAAAGCAACAATTATTGAAACAAACTCCACCCCTTTCGCAAAAGAAGATGTGGATACGATCACCCTAGATATTATTGAAAACGCCCTCAGAAATGCACGGGAAGAAATGGATGCAACGCTTTTCCGTACAGCCATGTCTCCTGGCATTCGAGAACAGGGAGATGCTTTCCCACTCATTGCGGATCGAAACGGTCTGATGGTTGTGGGACAGTTTGGCTCTTTCATTGGTGGTTTCTTAAACCAATATGAAGGCGATATTGAAGAAGGCGACATGGTCTGGCTATCAGATCCCTATAGCTGCGAAGGAGCAGTTTCTCACAACAATGACTGGCTTATCCTCCGTCCGATCTTCCGGAATGGACGATTAATAAGCTGGGCATGTATGTTTGGCCATATGACAGATATTGGCGGTAAAGTGCCAGGCTCTCTGCCGACAGATGCCGTAAGCGTTTTTGAAGAAGGTGTGCGCATTCCACCCGTTAAACTTTTCAAAAAAGATGTTTTGCAAGACGATCTTCTGAAGCTTGTTCTTCACCAAACACGAATGCCAGAATGGTGCCGTGCAGACCTTTTAGCCGTGGTGGCCTCTTGTCGTGTTGCTGAGAAACGTGTGCATGAAATTTGTGATCGCTTTGGGGATGAATTTTATGCCAGTGCAACTGATGAACTTCTCTCGCGTAACAAAAGAGCTATGGCTCACCTCATTAATACTGCCATTGGTGAAAGCCCAGTAAGCTTTGAAGATTACATCTGCGATGACGGCCGTGGATTTGGCCCCTATAAGATCAAGTGTACCATGTGGCGAGAAGGCGAAAAAGTCGTACTAGACTTTAACGGCACGGACCCCCAAGCTATGGGCTCTATTAACTTTTATCTTAATGAAAACATGCTTAAAATGTTCTTTGGGATATATATGGTAATGGTCTTTGATCCACAAATTATGTTTAACGATGGTTTTTATGATTTGTGTGATGTCCGTATTCCACAAGGATCGTTATTAAAGCCAAACTTCCCCGCTGCCCTATCATGTCGTACACATGCATTGGGTCGAATCTTTGATGTCTTAGGTGCGCTTCTCGGAAAAGGACAACCCGAGTTTCTGTCAGCTGCAGGTTTCTCTTCTTCACCGCACCTCATGTACTCAGGCTTTGAAAAGGAAAGCGGTGATTGGTTCCAGCTTTTCCAAATCGGCTTCGGGGGTATTCCTGGACGTCCCTTTGGAGATGGACCCGATGGTCATAGCCTATGGCCTGGTTTTACCAATGTACCCAATGAATTCCTAGAGCGCTATTTTCCCATGCGTATTACTCGGTATACTTCGCTCGCAGATAGTGGCGGTGCTGGTAGTTTCCGGGGGGGTAATGGTATTCTGATGACCTATGAATTCCTCAATAATGGCATTGTGGCCATTCACGATGATCGCTGGTTCATTCCCCCATGGGGTGTCAATGGAGGGACACCTGGAGCACGCTCTAGTAAAATACTCCGCAAAGCTGACGGGACTGAAATTCCCCTGCCAAGCAAATGCGATAACATTGAAGTAGAAGTTGGCGATCAACTTGATTACATCACCTGGGGCGGTGGCGGATGGGGTAAAGCCTTTGAGCGCGATGCCGATCTTGTTGCCTTAGAAGTAAAGCAAGGGCTTGTGACTAAGGAATGTGCCTACGATGCTTACGGGGTGAAACTGAATGAGGACGGCACTGTTGATCATGCTGCCACTGAAGGTAAACGCAAGGAATTGGCAGCTGCTCATATAGATGGGGAAATCTTTGACTTTGGTCCAGACCTTGAGACGCTGAGAGAAAACTGTAAAGCTGAAACAGGCTTAGAGGCGCCAATCCAGCCAAGCTGGTAG
- a CDS encoding TonB-dependent receptor — translation MKHSKKMIQFLSGVSILAALPAAPLIAQDDDEMLEEIIVSARRKEEKLQDVPGTVTAITRTTLERAGVSRAADFIALTPGVTLVDAAEVGDTQVNIRGINGARDAENSFAYILDGVLYTNPAAFNREYTDLAQIEIFKGPQGAIYGRNAAAGAIIVNTDKPDGDVRTRGTISYGEDSTILVKGSTTGVLIEDKAYFRLSGDFRSTDGFYRNRYLGGAATVDAYEGFNIKGRLVYDVNDQLSIDSKIRYGEVDASSITFNSTFNLPVFAAGTNTPAANQDVNDFDFVFDSNIPSDNDQKSFEFSSKFDYEMDDMTLTGWVLYSDISNNLMSDGTSAAFGFYAPDSACQASISANTGYGLLAPQFIGQTPTGVIFDPNGSFLGAYTPSTCDGIQEQLRNQKDLSAEIRLASNTTDDLQWMVGAYFLDIDRRVGVSLNRDSGGPVNRGLFQPSGPNQTAQLLRDQFDSSVFAVFGQIQYDVNEKTEISVALRYDNEKRKVSSRVPVNARQNVIDLNFDGIFNDPINPALSSLINPSGVIPDQEETFSKVQPKLSVTYDATEETTLFASWGVGFKAGGFNNSGSAATVQIFNNGFINGGIGIPFADNLGVPLPNIQDNYGKETSSAFEAGFKSRLMGGRLNIGGAAYYTKVDDMQFFEFFVGTFGLLRVVSNMDKVDIYGAELDINYAVNENIRVYAAGNITDSEIKGNSSRPDTVGNKAPYTADYTLNAGIDFDFDINEDMAFFARADAQFVGPTWFHTVQGGDRPTIFMPLFELGFGPGAGALGTANYANARRDAYETVNLRVGIRGESWTFTAYADNLFDTKYLEEVIPAPEFGGAFDHPGARRRIGAELSFEF, via the coding sequence ATGAAGCACTCTAAGAAAATGATCCAATTTTTATCTGGGGTAAGTATTTTGGCAGCACTGCCTGCTGCACCGCTCATCGCTCAAGACGATGACGAGATGCTTGAAGAAATCATTGTTAGCGCACGCCGCAAAGAGGAAAAATTACAAGATGTGCCGGGAACTGTCACTGCAATCACGCGCACCACTCTTGAGCGGGCAGGTGTATCACGGGCGGCTGACTTTATTGCCCTGACACCGGGTGTGACTCTCGTCGATGCTGCTGAAGTTGGGGATACTCAAGTGAATATTCGCGGTATTAACGGAGCCCGGGACGCTGAAAACAGCTTTGCCTATATCCTAGACGGAGTTCTTTATACCAATCCAGCCGCGTTTAACCGTGAATATACTGACCTAGCGCAGATTGAAATCTTTAAAGGCCCTCAGGGCGCGATTTATGGTCGAAATGCTGCCGCTGGCGCGATCATTGTAAACACTGACAAGCCAGACGGGGACGTCAGAACCCGGGGAACAATTAGCTACGGGGAAGACAGCACAATCCTTGTTAAAGGGTCTACCACAGGTGTTCTTATAGAAGATAAAGCCTATTTCAGACTGTCAGGTGATTTTCGCAGCACTGATGGATTTTACCGGAACCGGTATTTAGGCGGTGCTGCTACAGTTGATGCCTACGAGGGTTTTAATATCAAAGGGCGTCTTGTATATGACGTCAACGATCAACTCTCAATCGACAGTAAAATCAGATACGGCGAAGTCGATGCTTCCTCGATTACTTTCAACTCCACATTCAACCTGCCTGTTTTTGCAGCAGGCACTAACACACCAGCAGCCAATCAGGACGTGAATGATTTCGACTTTGTTTTTGACAGCAATATACCATCAGACAATGATCAAAAATCATTCGAGTTTTCCTCAAAATTCGATTACGAAATGGATGACATGACGTTAACAGGCTGGGTTCTTTATAGTGACATTTCAAATAACCTTATGTCAGATGGAACATCGGCAGCTTTTGGTTTTTATGCACCAGATTCTGCATGTCAGGCCTCTATTTCAGCGAATACTGGTTACGGCCTTTTAGCGCCGCAGTTTATTGGTCAAACCCCAACGGGTGTGATTTTTGATCCAAATGGGTCCTTCCTCGGCGCTTATACACCATCCACCTGTGATGGCATCCAAGAGCAATTGAGAAATCAAAAAGATTTGAGTGCTGAGATCCGATTGGCATCCAACACGACAGATGACCTGCAATGGATGGTTGGTGCTTATTTCCTAGACATTGACCGCCGTGTTGGTGTGTCTCTGAATCGTGATAGCGGTGGCCCTGTAAACCGCGGCCTTTTCCAACCCTCAGGACCCAATCAGACAGCTCAACTTCTCAGAGATCAATTTGATAGCAGTGTCTTTGCCGTCTTTGGTCAGATCCAATATGACGTGAATGAAAAGACAGAAATTTCTGTTGCTTTGCGTTATGACAATGAAAAACGGAAGGTATCTTCTCGAGTGCCCGTAAATGCACGTCAAAATGTGATTGATTTAAACTTTGATGGAATCTTCAATGATCCAATCAATCCAGCTCTCAGCAGCTTGATCAATCCATCAGGCGTCATTCCCGATCAAGAAGAAACATTCTCAAAAGTACAGCCCAAACTATCTGTTACATATGATGCAACTGAGGAAACAACCCTCTTTGCAAGTTGGGGTGTGGGCTTTAAAGCCGGTGGCTTCAATAACTCAGGTAGCGCAGCCACTGTACAAATCTTTAACAATGGTTTCATTAACGGAGGGATCGGCATTCCTTTTGCTGATAATCTCGGTGTGCCACTGCCAAATATCCAAGATAACTACGGCAAAGAAACATCCAGTGCTTTTGAAGCAGGGTTTAAGTCTCGCTTAATGGGGGGACGTCTGAATATAGGGGGTGCCGCTTATTATACCAAAGTTGATGATATGCAGTTCTTTGAATTTTTCGTTGGCACCTTTGGTTTACTCCGCGTTGTCTCAAACATGGATAAAGTCGATATTTACGGAGCAGAATTGGATATCAATTATGCTGTAAATGAGAATATCCGTGTCTATGCAGCGGGTAATATCACGGACAGTGAAATTAAAGGCAACAGCTCCCGGCCAGATACAGTTGGAAACAAAGCCCCTTACACAGCAGACTATACTTTGAATGCTGGTATTGATTTTGATTTTGACATTAATGAAGATATGGCCTTTTTTGCCCGCGCGGATGCTCAGTTTGTGGGTCCGACATGGTTCCATACAGTTCAAGGCGGCGATCGTCCAACCATCTTCATGCCGCTCTTTGAGCTCGGCTTTGGCCCTGGTGCTGGCGCTCTTGGTACTGCCAATTATGCCAATGCCCGCCGCGATGCATACGAGACCGTTAATCTAAGAGTTGGTATCCGCGGTGAAAGCTGGACCTTCACGGCTTATGCTGACAATCTTTTTGATACAAAATATCTAGAGGAAGTAATCCCGGCACCTGAATTTGGTGGGGCTTTTGATCATCCTGGTGCGCGTCGCCGCATCGGAGCTGAGCTGAGTTTTGAATTTTAA
- a CDS encoding alpha/beta fold hydrolase, giving the protein MPRGPLNPIKKAYASCSFGQVHYRIAGKGGVPLVCLHLSPYSGSFYENFQVEMSKDRLVICPDTPGYGGSDRIRNNPTIQEYAASFIEFIDSLGVEEVDILGFHSGTFIAAEIALEAPKMVRRLILPGIPLVSETKRENLKAMYAKGRPYFTEEGYIQKRWDLGLKARGRQTEERFLQQFAESLLSGLDANDGFSAVFSYIPEVQLPKVSQPVLIPIPDEALAENSRAAAALFKQVVIEEWPHLKSDLFEMDGAEIAHKFRKFLES; this is encoded by the coding sequence ATGCCTAGAGGCCCTCTCAATCCAATTAAAAAGGCTTATGCTTCCTGTAGTTTTGGGCAAGTGCATTATCGTATCGCTGGGAAGGGCGGAGTTCCGCTTGTCTGTTTGCATCTATCGCCTTATTCCGGTAGTTTCTATGAGAATTTTCAAGTTGAAATGTCGAAAGATCGCCTTGTAATTTGCCCTGATACTCCTGGATATGGAGGGTCAGATCGGATCCGAAATAATCCAACAATTCAAGAATACGCCGCATCATTCATTGAGTTTATTGATAGCTTAGGCGTTGAAGAAGTTGATATATTAGGCTTTCATAGCGGTACTTTTATTGCAGCGGAAATTGCTTTAGAAGCTCCGAAGATGGTGCGTAGATTAATACTGCCTGGCATTCCTTTGGTTTCGGAGACGAAGCGTGAAAATTTGAAAGCCATGTACGCCAAGGGACGCCCTTATTTTACAGAAGAAGGCTATATACAAAAACGCTGGGATTTGGGTTTAAAAGCCCGGGGGCGCCAAACTGAGGAGCGGTTTTTACAACAGTTTGCTGAAAGTTTGTTATCGGGGCTTGATGCTAATGATGGATTTTCTGCCGTTTTTTCTTATATACCTGAGGTCCAATTGCCAAAAGTAAGTCAGCCAGTTCTTATCCCAATTCCCGACGAAGCATTGGCTGAAAATAGTCGTGCTGCAGCCGCCTTGTTCAAGCAGGTCGTTATTGAAGAGTGGCCCCACTTGAAAAGTGACCTCTTTGAGATGGACGGGGCAGAGATTGCTCATAAGTTTAGAAAGTTTTTAGAGTCATGA
- a CDS encoding VOC family protein — MSAKPHVRFQRPNYVVTDLDRALTVYRDILGLEIAFTKNSEKTSYSYEVFQIDPAADMRFAVLSTQTQTNVMALTELKGIELPEVPLPSRSAIVLECEDFDGVMNNARAAGLKVFDESRLETKDGRIGRELGFLDYDGNLIVIYIILENSDA, encoded by the coding sequence ATGTCAGCAAAACCACATGTTAGATTTCAGCGGCCAAATTATGTTGTTACAGATCTTGACCGCGCACTTACTGTCTACCGGGATATTCTCGGTCTAGAGATCGCCTTTACAAAAAACTCAGAGAAGACCAGCTACTCATATGAGGTTTTTCAAATTGATCCCGCGGCAGATATGCGGTTTGCGGTTCTCTCTACTCAAACGCAAACCAATGTTATGGCTCTCACGGAATTAAAAGGAATTGAATTGCCTGAAGTGCCGTTGCCTTCGCGCAGTGCTATTGTTCTTGAATGTGAAGATTTTGATGGAGTGATGAACAACGCCCGGGCTGCAGGCTTGAAAGTTTTTGACGAATCCAGATTGGAAACCAAAGACGGCCGCATAGGTCGTGAATTAGGTTTTTTAGACTATGATGGCAACTTAATTGTTATCTATATTATTTTGGAAAACTCTGATGCCTAG
- a CDS encoding VOC family protein, producing the protein MSTILRRTTLKVRDMDQSIAFYEQVIGMKKYYDNELTLEGDLLPGCEKGDVIRLVIMQGEDDYMGMIGLMEWLSPKHPAPEVAFTFDYGMPVFVTAVEDAEIAFSNAKKNGCVIRAPLTEAEYPAPNGQGTVKVRSVGVFDPDGHFFELNQRLAG; encoded by the coding sequence ATGTCAACTATCCTACGGCGCACCACTCTAAAGGTCCGTGATATGGATCAATCCATTGCCTTCTATGAGCAGGTCATCGGAATGAAAAAATATTACGACAATGAATTAACCTTAGAGGGTGATTTATTACCTGGCTGCGAAAAAGGCGATGTTATTCGCCTTGTGATTATGCAAGGAGAGGACGATTATATGGGGATGATTGGCTTGATGGAATGGCTCAGTCCAAAACACCCCGCTCCTGAAGTTGCCTTTACCTTTGATTATGGGATGCCTGTTTTTGTCACAGCCGTTGAGGACGCCGAAATTGCTTTTTCTAATGCCAAGAAGAATGGCTGTGTCATTCGAGCCCCGCTGACCGAAGCTGAATATCCAGCACCAAACGGACAAGGGACTGTGAAAGTTCGCTCTGTAGGCGTCTTTGACCCCGACGGTCATTTCTTTGAATTAAATCAACGTTTAGCAGGCTAA
- a CDS encoding spinster family MFS transporter: MAEQLEKTEHVDENTQVYPSRYYGWFVVILLTITYIFSYIDRQVLAMLTEDIKADFGYSDQKMALLTGTAFMLFYATMGIPLGWLSDRKPRKWIIAVGVFVWSIATALSGVAKSFAGLFLARVAVGAGEATLSPAAMSLISDLFKPESRAKAIGVYSTALGIGSGIAYLLISGILEWAGTLDLTSLATFGIDRPWQVVFLVVGFPGIFLALIYVFLKEPERIASKQAISESGEAATIFDTMKFLKKNWVAFIGVMLMVSVMTVVAYTGFWLPSLFARTWGWDPATFSYYNGSVLIILAPVCNILWGILIDKWSHKGRKDAAFRFTQMGLLLLVPTAVIFPLVPDVWTAFFLSQVSNVGITMVTTGGITALLAIVPGEIRGQTVALYYMVISIAGLFVGPNGVAYLTNVVFADESLIRYSMALIPILYGGPIILFSFFVGKAYRKQLEKV; this comes from the coding sequence ATGGCTGAGCAGCTAGAAAAAACTGAACATGTGGATGAAAATACACAGGTCTATCCTAGTCGATATTATGGATGGTTTGTGGTTATTCTTCTGACGATCACTTACATATTTTCTTATATAGATCGTCAAGTCTTAGCCATGCTTACGGAAGACATTAAAGCTGATTTTGGCTATTCCGATCAAAAAATGGCCCTGTTAACGGGCACGGCCTTCATGCTCTTTTATGCGACCATGGGTATTCCCTTAGGATGGCTTTCAGACCGTAAACCGCGAAAATGGATTATCGCTGTGGGTGTCTTCGTGTGGTCAATAGCCACTGCGCTTTCAGGTGTTGCGAAATCCTTTGCAGGTCTCTTCTTAGCACGGGTCGCCGTTGGAGCTGGCGAGGCAACGCTCAGTCCAGCAGCGATGTCCCTTATTTCTGATCTTTTTAAACCTGAAAGTCGTGCGAAAGCAATTGGTGTCTATTCTACTGCCCTTGGAATAGGCTCTGGCATAGCCTATCTGTTAATCAGTGGTATTCTTGAATGGGCAGGAACATTGGATCTGACCTCTCTCGCCACCTTTGGCATAGACCGCCCTTGGCAAGTTGTTTTCTTAGTTGTAGGCTTTCCAGGAATATTTTTAGCGCTTATCTATGTCTTTTTAAAAGAACCTGAGCGAATCGCCTCAAAGCAAGCTATCTCAGAATCTGGTGAAGCTGCCACCATCTTTGATACCATGAAATTCTTAAAGAAAAACTGGGTCGCGTTTATCGGTGTAATGCTCATGGTTTCAGTAATGACAGTGGTGGCTTATACCGGTTTTTGGCTGCCGTCTCTTTTTGCTAGAACATGGGGGTGGGACCCTGCAACCTTTAGCTACTATAATGGCAGTGTCCTCATAATTTTAGCCCCCGTATGTAACATATTATGGGGTATATTGATTGACAAATGGTCTCATAAAGGGCGTAAGGACGCGGCCTTTCGCTTCACCCAGATGGGCTTACTATTACTGGTGCCAACAGCCGTGATCTTCCCATTGGTGCCAGATGTTTGGACTGCTTTTTTCCTCTCTCAAGTTTCAAATGTTGGGATTACAATGGTGACCACAGGAGGCATCACTGCTCTGCTCGCGATAGTCCCCGGTGAAATAAGAGGCCAAACAGTAGCGCTATATTACATGGTGATTTCGATTGCGGGGCTTTTTGTTGGACCTAACGGTGTGGCTTATCTCACAAATGTTGTTTTTGCAGATGAAAGCCTAATTCGCTATTCTATGGCTCTCATCCCTATCCTTTATGGGGGGCCTATTATTCTTTTCTCTTTCTTCGTTGGGAAGGCTTATAGGAAACAGTTAGAAAAAGTTTAA
- a CDS encoding DUF1838 family protein: MKSIKSIVQSVLGIAATTSMLTTSIQADQYDLSNPEDALAVNRKVQCSTIDSKPVFYTWEGYALGRRMGEADKRLFKVMGMNVRQCGSLDGGKKGKGYRMVTREIMLYLDMKTGKPLDKWQNPYTGKEVDVIHVANDPVNSRPSYPYNAKGEPAYRFFGRFQENNWFMTFPVPLFYHNVLAGEYQKYVGNAYHATEMFNFMGEKDSLLDKSTDTDMGAKVGWVRLSTWLPWMEMQGREGIIYFQAAGGKVSGFEGLPKVMQDYINKVEPAYKAPPPLDDDRENETSWTYFKKKLVGGKLKRGGH, encoded by the coding sequence ATGAAATCTATCAAGTCTATCGTTCAATCTGTTCTTGGCATAGCAGCAACCACCTCTATGCTAACGACCAGCATTCAAGCAGATCAATATGATCTTTCGAATCCAGAAGATGCCCTAGCAGTGAACCGAAAAGTTCAATGTTCAACAATCGACAGCAAGCCCGTGTTTTATACATGGGAAGGCTATGCTCTTGGTCGAAGAATGGGTGAAGCAGATAAGCGCCTGTTTAAAGTGATGGGCATGAATGTCCGCCAGTGTGGCAGTCTTGATGGCGGCAAAAAAGGTAAAGGGTATCGTATGGTTACCCGTGAAATCATGCTCTATTTAGACATGAAGACTGGCAAACCCTTGGATAAGTGGCAAAACCCTTACACAGGGAAAGAGGTGGATGTTATTCATGTTGCCAATGATCCTGTGAATAGTCGTCCTTCTTATCCCTATAATGCCAAAGGAGAGCCAGCTTATCGTTTCTTCGGTCGCTTCCAAGAAAACAATTGGTTCATGACATTCCCCGTCCCTCTTTTCTATCATAATGTCTTAGCAGGAGAGTATCAGAAATATGTTGGGAATGCCTATCATGCCACTGAAATGTTCAATTTCATGGGCGAAAAAGATAGTCTGCTTGATAAATCAACGGATACAGATATGGGGGCCAAGGTTGGTTGGGTTCGTCTTTCAACATGGTTACCTTGGATGGAAATGCAGGGCCGGGAAGGCATCATCTATTTTCAAGCAGCTGGCGGGAAAGTTTCAGGCTTTGAAGGCTTACCAAAAGTGATGCAAGACTATATTAATAAGGTTGAACCGGCCTATAAAGCGCCGCCGCCTCTCGATGACGATCGTGAAAATGAAACCA